Proteins encoded within one genomic window of Mesorhizobium sp. AR10:
- a CDS encoding glutamine synthetase family protein — protein MDNPNAMLTSPSGSSPTEAQAFLDAHPEIEAFDIVLTDANGVGRGKIVRRHELMSIFEGGRHMPISILGLDITGEDVHETGLIWTTGDGDLRAWPIPGTLVPLFGTQPPRGQVLMAMYHLDGQPMSSDPRLALARQVNILAAKGLYPAGAFELEFFLLANERDADGKVKPADAVLDGRRSAKTEVYSVDHLHGMEPLFSDIYAAAKVQGIPAETVISEYAPGQYELTLNYRKDVMRAADDLVMLKRLVRAQARRHGVTACFMAKPIEKYAGSGMHFHVSLQDKTGRNVFAEAGGESWSLPLLQGLGGLIQTMAESMLVFAPHANSWRRFVSQSYAPVAPTWGVNNRSVALRVPAGDAKNRRIEHRPSGVDANPYLIAATVLAGIVKGLDEGLDPGPETTGNGYESAITRTTMPVDWRAAIEAARASDFLKGALGEDLHRTFVAIKQSEYLRVARTVSELDYHLYLHEV, from the coding sequence ATGGACAACCCCAATGCCATGCTGACCTCGCCTTCGGGGTCCTCGCCCACCGAAGCGCAAGCCTTTCTCGACGCCCATCCCGAGATCGAGGCCTTCGACATCGTGCTGACCGACGCCAATGGCGTCGGGCGCGGCAAGATCGTGCGCAGGCACGAATTGATGAGCATCTTCGAAGGCGGCCGGCACATGCCGATCTCGATCCTCGGCCTCGACATCACCGGCGAGGATGTCCACGAGACCGGGCTGATCTGGACGACCGGCGACGGCGACCTGCGGGCATGGCCGATCCCCGGCACACTGGTGCCGCTGTTCGGCACGCAGCCGCCGCGCGGCCAGGTGCTGATGGCGATGTACCATCTCGACGGCCAGCCGATGTCGTCTGACCCTCGGCTGGCGCTGGCCCGCCAGGTGAACATACTGGCGGCGAAAGGCCTTTATCCGGCCGGCGCCTTCGAGCTCGAATTCTTCCTGCTCGCCAACGAGCGCGATGCGGACGGCAAGGTGAAGCCGGCGGACGCCGTGCTCGACGGCCGTCGTTCGGCCAAGACCGAGGTCTATTCCGTCGACCATCTGCACGGCATGGAACCGCTGTTTTCCGACATCTATGCGGCGGCCAAGGTGCAAGGCATTCCGGCCGAGACGGTCATCTCCGAATACGCGCCGGGCCAGTACGAGTTGACGCTGAACTACCGCAAGGACGTGATGCGCGCGGCCGACGACCTCGTCATGCTGAAGCGGCTGGTGCGGGCGCAGGCGCGCCGTCATGGCGTCACCGCCTGCTTCATGGCCAAGCCGATCGAGAAATATGCCGGCTCGGGCATGCATTTCCATGTCTCGCTGCAGGACAAGACCGGCAGGAACGTGTTTGCCGAAGCCGGCGGCGAAAGCTGGTCGCTGCCGCTGCTGCAGGGGCTCGGTGGGCTGATCCAGACCATGGCGGAATCGATGCTGGTGTTTGCCCCCCATGCTAATTCGTGGCGGCGCTTCGTCTCGCAATCTTACGCCCCGGTGGCGCCGACCTGGGGCGTCAACAACCGTTCGGTGGCGCTGCGCGTGCCGGCGGGCGACGCCAAGAACCGGCGCATCGAGCACCGGCCGTCCGGCGTCGACGCCAATCCCTACCTGATCGCGGCGACGGTGCTGGCCGGAATCGTCAAAGGTCTGGACGAAGGGCTCGACCCCGGGCCTGAGACCACCGGCAATGGCTACGAATCAGCAATCACGCGCACGACAATGCCGGTGGACTGGCGCGCCGCGATCGAAGCGGCAAGGGCGTCCGACTTCCTGAAAGGCGCTCTCGGCGAAGACCTGCACCGGACATTCGTGGCGATCAAGCAATCCGAATATCTGCGCGTGGCACGCACAGTCAGCGAACTGGACTACCACCTCTATCTGCACGAGGTGTGA
- a CDS encoding heme-degrading domain-containing protein, translating into MAVAEDIETIKRQEATLVFSTFDEAVAFKIGSVIRERALAENMPIIVDIRTFDRPLFYAAMPGSNASNPDWARRKINVVKRFLRSTYRMVLEQQRPDRSFKPGEGLDIVDYVLAGGGFPITVKGAGVIGAITVSGLPERDDHGVVVEAICSHLGLDARELALPPEAK; encoded by the coding sequence ATGGCCGTTGCCGAAGACATCGAGACCATCAAGAGACAGGAAGCGACCCTTGTCTTTTCCACCTTTGACGAGGCTGTCGCTTTCAAGATCGGCTCGGTGATCCGCGAGCGGGCGCTGGCCGAGAACATGCCGATCATCGTCGACATCAGGACTTTCGACCGGCCGCTGTTTTACGCGGCGATGCCGGGCTCGAACGCCTCCAATCCGGATTGGGCACGGCGCAAGATCAATGTGGTGAAACGGTTCCTGAGAAGCACCTATCGCATGGTGCTGGAGCAGCAGCGCCCCGACCGCAGCTTCAAGCCCGGCGAAGGGCTGGACATCGTTGACTATGTGCTGGCCGGCGGCGGCTTTCCGATAACGGTCAAGGGCGCCGGCGTCATCGGCGCGATTACCGTCTCCGGCCTGCCGGAGCGCGACGACCATGGCGTCGTCGTCGAAGCAATTTGCAGCCATCTCGGCCTCGACGCGCGCGAACTGGCACTGCCACCGGAAGCCAAATGA
- a CDS encoding glycerate kinase: MTKIDPKPFLTSIFNAAVAAADPQRTIRDHLPAKPKGRTIVIGAGKGSAQMAAAFEKVWDGSIEGLVVTRYGYGAKCERIEIIEAAHPVPDAAGLEASRRLLAKVQGLTEDDLVVALISGGGSALLPSPAGTLTLADEIAVNEALLASGAPIAAMNTIRKHVSTIKGGRLAAAAFPARVVSLVVSDIPGDNPALVASGPTVPDSGSREDALASISAYGMKLPAAVMAHINSPAADAPRADDARFARNEVHLIASAGVSLEAAAAEAKRQGIEAIILSDSIEGEAREVGGVHAAIAREVATRNRPFRKPVLVLSGGETTVTLRAKGKGGRNSEFLLAFAIGISGAEGIHALAADTDGIDGSEDNAGAFADGSTVSRMRVTGVDAKAMLAGNNAWTAFNAVGDLFLPGPTGTNVNDLRAILIR, translated from the coding sequence ATGACCAAGATCGATCCCAAGCCCTTCCTAACGTCCATCTTCAATGCCGCCGTGGCCGCCGCTGATCCCCAGAGAACCATCAGGGATCATTTGCCGGCAAAGCCAAAGGGGCGGACCATCGTCATCGGCGCCGGCAAAGGCTCGGCGCAGATGGCGGCGGCTTTTGAGAAGGTGTGGGACGGGTCGATCGAAGGCCTGGTCGTCACCCGCTACGGCTATGGCGCGAAATGCGAACGCATCGAGATCATCGAAGCGGCGCATCCGGTGCCGGACGCCGCCGGCCTCGAAGCATCGCGCCGGCTGTTGGCGAAGGTGCAGGGGCTGACTGAGGACGATCTGGTCGTGGCGCTGATTTCCGGTGGCGGCTCGGCGCTCTTGCCCTCGCCCGCCGGAACCCTGACGCTGGCCGACGAGATCGCCGTCAACGAGGCGCTGCTCGCCTCCGGCGCGCCGATTGCGGCGATGAACACTATCCGCAAGCACGTCTCCACCATCAAGGGCGGCAGGCTGGCGGCCGCCGCATTTCCGGCCAGGGTTGTCTCATTGGTCGTCTCCGACATTCCCGGCGACAATCCAGCGCTGGTCGCCTCCGGCCCCACGGTTCCCGATTCAGGCAGCCGCGAGGATGCGCTGGCGTCGATATCAGCCTATGGCATGAAGCTGCCGGCCGCTGTGATGGCGCATATCAATTCGCCGGCGGCCGACGCGCCACGGGCGGATGATGCGCGTTTTGCCCGCAATGAAGTGCACCTGATCGCCTCGGCCGGCGTGTCGCTGGAAGCGGCGGCAGCGGAAGCGAAACGGCAAGGCATCGAAGCGATTATCCTCTCCGACTCGATCGAGGGCGAGGCGCGCGAGGTCGGCGGCGTCCACGCGGCGATCGCGCGCGAAGTGGCGACGCGAAACCGACCATTCAGGAAGCCAGTGCTGGTCCTGTCGGGCGGCGAGACGACCGTGACCTTGCGGGCAAAAGGCAAGGGCGGTCGCAACAGCGAATTCCTGCTCGCCTTCGCCATCGGCATCAGCGGCGCGGAGGGCATCCATGCGCTGGCCGCCGACACCGACGGCATCGACGGCTCGGAAGACAATGCCGGCGCCTTCGCCGACGGCTCGACGGTGTCGCGGATGCGGGTGACGGGCGTCGATGCCAAGGCCATGCTCGCAGGCAACAACGCCTGGACAGCGTTCAACGCCGTCGGCGATCTTTTCCTGCCCGGCCCGACCGGGACCAATGTGAATGACCTCAGGGCGATCCTGATCCGGTAG
- a CDS encoding UdgX family uracil-DNA binding protein (This protein belongs to the uracil DNA glycosylase superfamily, members of which act in excision repair of DNA. However, it belongs more specifically to UdgX branch, whose founding member was found to bind uracil in DNA (where it does not belong), without cleaving it, appears to promote DNA repair by a pathway involving RecA, rather than base excision.), translating into MQPAELDLARYYVRLDSETDFAGWRDAARRLALDEVRPEDISWSVAADSDQAYLPAVPTGAQLVVPRDFIEHAQTAFCHSDPGRFAFLYRMLWRLRDEPKLLAIASDVDTRRLETMEKAVRRDIHKMRAFVRFRKIDDGAGERYVAWFEPDHFIVERNASFFVKRFTGMRWTILTPYASADWDGERLAIGPGAAKGDAPAQDDAEALWLTYFKNIFNPARLKVKAMQKEMPKKYWRNLPEASLIPELIAGADKAAMDMIARMPTTPAPHHAKVQARHWPKHEPAETVKDDDAGTISELREVAKGCHRCPLWREATQTVFGEGPDNARVIFVGEQPGDQEDLAGKPFVGPAGKVFDVILDDAGVDRQKVYVTNAVKHFKFEPRGKRRIHSKPNAGEVQACRWWLDREFELIKPDLAVALGATAALSLLGKAIPVTKMRGQVIEREDGLRVFITIHPSFILRIKQPSDKEAERERFLQDMKQVKRLMAA; encoded by the coding sequence ATGCAGCCGGCTGAGCTCGATCTTGCCCGATACTATGTACGGCTCGACAGCGAGACCGACTTCGCCGGCTGGCGCGACGCGGCACGCCGACTGGCACTTGATGAAGTCAGGCCCGAGGACATCAGTTGGAGTGTCGCTGCGGACTCCGATCAGGCCTATTTGCCGGCTGTGCCGACGGGAGCACAACTCGTCGTACCACGCGATTTCATCGAACACGCTCAAACCGCTTTTTGCCATTCCGATCCCGGCCGGTTCGCTTTCCTCTATCGGATGCTTTGGCGCTTGCGCGACGAGCCAAAGCTGCTGGCGATCGCATCGGATGTCGATACCAGACGCCTCGAAACCATGGAAAAGGCGGTGCGCCGCGACATCCACAAGATGCGTGCCTTCGTGCGCTTCCGGAAGATCGACGATGGCGCCGGCGAACGCTATGTCGCCTGGTTCGAGCCTGATCATTTCATTGTCGAGCGCAATGCGAGCTTCTTCGTCAAACGCTTCACCGGCATGCGCTGGACGATCCTGACGCCGTATGCATCCGCCGATTGGGATGGCGAGAGACTGGCGATCGGCCCCGGCGCCGCCAAAGGCGATGCGCCGGCGCAAGACGATGCCGAGGCGCTGTGGCTGACCTATTTTAAGAACATCTTCAATCCGGCGAGGCTCAAGGTGAAGGCAATGCAGAAGGAGATGCCTAAGAAATATTGGCGGAACCTTCCCGAAGCCTCGCTCATTCCAGAGCTGATCGCAGGAGCGGACAAGGCCGCCATGGACATGATTGCCAGAATGCCGACGACACCTGCACCGCACCACGCCAAGGTGCAGGCAAGACACTGGCCGAAGCATGAGCCTGCAGAAACGGTAAAGGACGATGACGCCGGCACCATTTCCGAACTGCGAGAGGTGGCGAAGGGTTGCCACCGCTGCCCGCTGTGGCGCGAGGCGACGCAGACCGTGTTCGGTGAAGGGCCCGACAATGCCAGGGTGATCTTCGTCGGCGAACAGCCTGGCGATCAGGAAGATCTCGCCGGCAAGCCCTTCGTCGGCCCGGCTGGCAAGGTCTTCGACGTGATACTGGACGACGCCGGAGTCGATCGTCAGAAAGTCTATGTCACGAATGCGGTCAAGCATTTCAAATTCGAACCGCGCGGCAAGCGTCGCATCCATTCCAAGCCGAATGCCGGGGAAGTTCAGGCCTGCCGCTGGTGGCTCGACCGCGAATTCGAACTGATCAAGCCGGATCTCGCCGTGGCGCTTGGTGCAACGGCGGCGTTGTCGCTGTTGGGGAAGGCGATCCCGGTGACCAAAATGCGCGGTCAAGTGATCGAGCGCGAAGACGGCTTGCGCGTCTTCATCACCATCCATCCCTCCTTCATCCTGCGTATTAAACAACCTTCGGACAAGGAGGCCGAGCGCGAGCGGTTCCTGCAGGATATGAAGCAAGTGAAACGACTGATGGCTGCCTGA
- a CDS encoding CobW family GTP-binding protein: MSEAQTQIPVTVLTGYLGAGKTTLLNRILSENHGKRYAVIVNEFGEIGIDNELIVESDEEIYEMNNGCVCCTVRGDLIRVVEGLMRRPGRFDAIVVETTGLADPVPVAQTFFMDDDVRSKTRLDAVVALVDAKHLPLRLKDSREAEDQIAFADVIVLNKTDLVTPEELNKVEATIRAINPAARIHRTTRAGVALSEVLDRGAFDLSRALENDPHFLEAHDDHDHPDHDHHDHDHDHHHHDHDGHDHHHHAHPSDIHDVTVQSVSLRGGEMDSKKFFPWIEKITQMEGPNILRLKGIIALKGDDERYVIQGVHMIIEGDHQRAWKDGEKHESRLVFIGRELDAERLKNSFDACQAA; this comes from the coding sequence ATGAGCGAAGCACAGACGCAGATTCCCGTAACCGTTCTCACCGGCTATCTCGGCGCCGGGAAGACGACGCTGCTGAACCGCATTCTCTCGGAAAACCACGGCAAGCGCTATGCCGTCATCGTCAACGAATTCGGCGAGATCGGCATCGATAACGAATTGATCGTGGAATCCGACGAGGAAATCTACGAAATGAACAATGGCTGCGTCTGCTGCACGGTGCGCGGCGACCTGATCCGCGTCGTCGAAGGCCTGATGCGCCGGCCCGGCCGCTTCGACGCCATCGTCGTCGAGACCACTGGACTGGCCGATCCAGTGCCGGTGGCGCAGACCTTCTTCATGGACGACGACGTACGCTCCAAGACCAGGCTCGACGCAGTAGTGGCGCTGGTCGATGCCAAGCACCTGCCGTTGCGCCTCAAGGATTCCAGGGAGGCCGAGGACCAGATCGCCTTTGCCGATGTCATCGTGCTCAACAAGACCGATCTGGTCACGCCGGAAGAGCTGAACAAGGTCGAGGCGACGATCCGCGCCATCAACCCGGCGGCAAGGATCCATCGCACCACCCGCGCCGGCGTAGCGCTGTCCGAGGTGCTCGATCGCGGCGCCTTCGACCTTTCCCGGGCGCTGGAGAACGATCCGCATTTCCTCGAGGCGCATGACGACCACGACCACCCTGACCACGACCATCATGACCATGACCACGATCATCACCACCATGATCATGACGGGCACGATCATCACCACCATGCGCATCCTTCCGACATCCATGACGTGACGGTACAGTCAGTGTCGCTGCGCGGCGGCGAGATGGACTCGAAAAAGTTCTTCCCGTGGATCGAGAAGATCACCCAGATGGAAGGTCCGAACATCCTGCGGCTGAAGGGCATTATCGCGCTCAAGGGCGATGATGAGCGCTATGTCATCCAGGGCGTCCACATGATCATCGAAGGTGACCACCAGCGCGCCTGGAAGGACGGCGAGAAGCATGAGAGCCGGCTGGTGTTCATTGGCCGCGAACTTGACGCCGAGCGGCTAAAGAACAGCTTTGACGCCTGCCAAGCCGCCTGA
- a CDS encoding putative DNA modification/repair radical SAM protein — protein MATLPVREKLAILSDAAKYDASCASSGAAKKDSLKSGGIGSTEGMGICHSYAPDGRCISLLKILLTNFCIYDCSYCINRSSSNVRRARFTIDEVVKLTMDFYRRNYIEGLFLSSGVIRSPDETMGEMVEVARRLRLEEKFSGYIHLKTIPESSRELVEKAGIYADRLSINVELPTDEGVKRLAPEKKPETIRLSMARLRQKMEEKAEPTLRTKKRERFAPGGQSTQMIIGADKTSDDGILRTSARLYGSYHLRRVYYSAFSPIPDSSSSLPLQKPPLMREHRLYQADWLMRFYGFSQPEILAGSSDGMLDLAIDPKLAWALRNRGQFPVDINRADREALLRVPGLGTKVIAKILETRRRRRLRLEDVGRLCQSIAKLRPFIIAEGWSPGALTDKAGLRDKIVRSCEQLSLF, from the coding sequence ATGGCCACACTTCCCGTCCGCGAAAAACTCGCGATCCTGTCCGATGCCGCCAAATACGACGCTTCCTGTGCGTCGTCTGGCGCGGCAAAAAAGGATTCGCTGAAATCCGGCGGCATCGGTTCCACCGAAGGAATGGGCATCTGCCATTCCTACGCGCCGGACGGTCGTTGCATTTCACTGCTGAAAATCCTGCTGACCAATTTCTGCATCTACGACTGCAGCTATTGCATCAACCGCTCATCCTCGAATGTGCGCCGCGCCCGCTTCACCATCGATGAGGTGGTGAAGCTGACCATGGATTTCTATCGGCGCAACTATATAGAGGGCCTGTTCCTGTCTTCGGGCGTCATCCGCTCGCCGGACGAGACCATGGGCGAGATGGTCGAAGTCGCGCGGCGGTTGCGGCTGGAAGAGAAGTTTTCCGGCTACATACATCTGAAAACCATCCCTGAAAGTTCGCGGGAACTGGTCGAGAAGGCAGGAATCTATGCCGACCGGCTGTCGATCAATGTCGAGTTGCCGACCGACGAAGGGGTGAAAAGACTGGCGCCGGAGAAGAAGCCGGAAACGATCCGGCTTTCGATGGCCAGACTGCGCCAGAAGATGGAGGAGAAGGCCGAACCGACGCTGAGGACCAAAAAGCGCGAACGCTTCGCGCCAGGCGGCCAGTCGACCCAGATGATCATCGGCGCCGACAAGACCTCCGACGACGGGATATTGCGCACCAGCGCGCGCCTGTATGGCAGCTATCATCTCAGGCGCGTCTACTATTCCGCCTTCAGCCCGATCCCGGATTCGTCGTCGTCGCTACCCTTGCAGAAGCCGCCTTTGATGCGCGAACACCGCCTTTACCAGGCTGATTGGCTGATGCGCTTCTACGGGTTTTCGCAGCCGGAAATCCTGGCCGGCAGCAGCGACGGCATGCTTGACCTCGCCATCGACCCGAAGCTGGCCTGGGCGCTGCGCAACCGGGGACAGTTTCCCGTCGATATCAATCGCGCCGACCGCGAAGCGCTGCTGCGGGTTCCGGGTCTCGGCACCAAGGTGATCGCGAAAATCCTGGAGACGCGCCGCCGCCGGCGGCTGCGGCTCGAGGATGTCGGACGGCTGTGCCAATCGATCGCCAAGCTGCGACCATTCATCATCGCCGAAGGATGGTCGCCGGGCGCGCTCACCGACAAGGCGGGCCTGCGCGACAAGATCGTGCGATCCTGCGAACAGCTGTCGCTGTTTTGA
- a CDS encoding aspartate aminotransferase family protein yields MHSIDHSSTPIGGISATRIAELRETEAEAFREARPKSAAKIGNGLPGFFGGVPMHWMNDWPTPFPILVDSAKGATITDIDGNRIDDFCLGDTGSMFGHSPPPVARAIRRQAGRGLTYMLPSEDALAIGPLLQQRFGLPFWQIATTATDANRFALRVARAVTGREKILVFNGCYHGSVDETMVRLVDGRPVNRPGLAGEFRDLTRATDVIEFNDLPALEVALRDRQIACVITEPVLTNSCMVLPDPGFHDALRKLTRAAGTLLLIDETHTISTGPGGYTRAYGLEPDLFVLGKPIAGGVPASVWGMSDDVATRYAAYSRTKEPGYSGMGTTLSANPLQFAAMRATLEEVMTDENYARMDRLARRLDAGLTAVIDRYRLPWHVARVGARVEFICAPGSLRNGGEAEAAHAPELEAAIHVALVNRGVLIAPFHNMMLISPATSAAQVNRLITAFAAVAAKLAA; encoded by the coding sequence ATGCATTCAATCGACCATTCGAGCACACCGATCGGTGGCATCAGCGCCACGCGCATCGCCGAACTGCGCGAAACCGAGGCGGAAGCCTTCCGCGAGGCACGGCCGAAATCGGCGGCGAAAATCGGCAATGGCCTGCCCGGCTTCTTCGGCGGCGTACCGATGCACTGGATGAACGACTGGCCGACGCCGTTCCCGATCCTGGTCGACAGCGCCAAGGGCGCCACCATCACCGATATCGATGGCAACCGGATCGATGATTTCTGTCTCGGCGACACCGGTTCTATGTTCGGCCATTCGCCGCCGCCGGTCGCCCGTGCCATCCGCCGCCAGGCCGGACGCGGCCTGACCTACATGCTGCCCAGCGAGGATGCACTCGCCATCGGCCCGCTGCTGCAACAGCGCTTCGGCCTGCCCTTCTGGCAGATCGCAACGACGGCGACCGATGCCAATCGTTTTGCACTGCGCGTTGCCCGCGCCGTGACGGGTCGGGAAAAGATCCTCGTCTTCAACGGCTGCTATCACGGCTCGGTCGACGAGACGATGGTGCGGCTGGTTGATGGCAGACCGGTCAACCGGCCTGGCCTGGCGGGTGAATTCCGCGACCTGACCCGGGCGACTGATGTCATCGAGTTCAACGATCTGCCAGCGCTGGAGGTAGCACTCCGGGACAGGCAAATTGCTTGTGTCATCACCGAGCCGGTGCTGACCAATTCCTGCATGGTGCTGCCCGATCCCGGTTTTCACGACGCACTGCGCAAATTGACGCGTGCGGCCGGTACGCTGCTGTTGATCGACGAGACGCACACGATCTCGACCGGCCCTGGCGGCTATACCAGGGCATACGGGCTTGAGCCGGACCTGTTCGTGTTGGGCAAGCCGATCGCCGGCGGGGTGCCGGCAAGTGTATGGGGCATGAGCGACGACGTCGCCACGCGCTACGCCGCCTACAGCAGGACCAAGGAGCCGGGCTATTCCGGCATGGGCACGACGCTGTCGGCCAACCCGCTGCAGTTCGCGGCGATGCGCGCCACGCTCGAAGAGGTGATGACCGATGAGAACTACGCCCGGATGGACCGTCTGGCGCGGCGGCTCGACGCCGGGCTGACCGCCGTCATCGACCGCTACCGCCTGCCCTGGCATGTTGCCCGTGTCGGCGCTCGCGTCGAGTTCATCTGCGCGCCCGGCTCGCTCAGGAATGGAGGCGAAGCTGAGGCGGCGCACGCGCCGGAACTCGAAGCCGCAATCCATGTTGCGCTGGTCAATCGCGGCGTGCTGATCGCACCCTTCCACAACATGATGCTGATCTCGCCGGCGACCAGCGCTGCCCAGGTCAACCGGCTGATCACCGCCTTCGCAGCGGTTGCGGCAAAGCTTGCGGCATGA
- a CDS encoding WD40 repeat domain-containing protein, producing the protein MPTVAPLDLQGHCIAAVFLGDVPHFALADGAVHRLDHGHKTMQANDGLLAAFHDAANDRLITGGEDGKIFSTAAGGNVQELASAGKKWITSVAAGPQGAIAYATGKTAFVRFADGKTKEFAHPRSVEGLAFSPKGMRFGVARYNGATLHFPAAEGKPVELEWAGAHTGITFSPDGAFLVTTMQENALHGWKLADGKHMRMTGYPGKVKSLSWSAKGKWLASSGAPAAIVWPFSGKDGPMGKAPLELGTRGNAMVTAVACHPSQDVVAVGYDDGMVMAVRFADAKEVLLRRPGKGAITSMMWDKEERRVAFGSAAGDCGVIDISA; encoded by the coding sequence ATGCCCACCGTCGCCCCGCTTGATCTCCAGGGACATTGCATCGCCGCCGTCTTTCTTGGCGACGTGCCGCATTTCGCGCTGGCCGATGGCGCCGTCCACCGGCTCGACCATGGCCACAAGACGATGCAAGCCAATGACGGGCTGCTCGCCGCCTTCCATGACGCGGCCAACGACCGGCTGATCACCGGCGGCGAGGACGGCAAGATTTTTTCGACTGCCGCTGGCGGCAACGTCCAGGAACTGGCGAGCGCCGGCAAAAAATGGATAACCAGCGTCGCCGCCGGACCGCAAGGCGCCATCGCCTATGCCACCGGCAAGACCGCCTTCGTGCGCTTTGCAGACGGCAAGACCAAGGAATTTGCGCACCCGCGCTCGGTCGAGGGGCTGGCGTTCTCGCCCAAGGGCATGCGTTTCGGCGTCGCCCGCTACAATGGCGCGACACTGCATTTCCCGGCGGCCGAGGGCAAGCCGGTCGAGCTCGAATGGGCCGGTGCCCATACCGGCATCACGTTCTCGCCGGATGGCGCCTTCCTCGTCACCACCATGCAGGAAAACGCGCTGCATGGCTGGAAGCTCGCCGACGGCAAGCACATGCGCATGACCGGCTATCCCGGCAAGGTCAAAAGCCTGTCGTGGAGCGCCAAGGGCAAATGGCTGGCGAGTTCCGGCGCGCCGGCAGCGATCGTCTGGCCGTTTTCGGGCAAGGACGGGCCGATGGGCAAGGCACCGCTGGAGCTCGGCACGCGCGGCAACGCCATGGTGACGGCGGTCGCCTGCCATCCGAGCCAGGATGTCGTCGCCGTCGGCTATGACGACGGCATGGTGATGGCGGTGCGCTTTGCCGACGCCAAGGAGGTGCTGCTGCGCCGGCCGGGCAAGGGCGCCATCACCTCGATGATGTGGGACAAGGAAGAGCGTCGCGTCGCCTTCGGCAGCGCCGCCGGCGATTGCGGCGTCATCGACATTTCGGCGTAG